One genomic segment of Amycolatopsis sp. Hca4 includes these proteins:
- the cutA gene encoding divalent-cation tolerance protein CutA: protein MAAHLLVTTTTPDRASGAKIAGSAVAARLAATAQVNGPVASFFWHLGEQGEGEEWNVTFKTTDARYAELEAHIVEQHPWDKPEVTAVELVRGSAGYLQWVEESTSAEA, encoded by the coding sequence ATGGCTGCTCACCTACTTGTGACCACGACTACTCCCGACCGCGCGTCCGGCGCGAAGATCGCCGGATCGGCGGTGGCCGCGCGCCTGGCCGCAACCGCGCAGGTCAACGGCCCTGTAGCGTCGTTCTTCTGGCACCTCGGCGAGCAGGGCGAAGGCGAAGAGTGGAACGTGACGTTTAAGACCACCGACGCCCGCTACGCCGAACTCGAAGCGCACATCGTCGAGCAGCACCCATGGGACAAACCCGAGGTGACCGCCGTCGAGCTTGTGCGCGGCTCCGCCGGCTACCTGCAATGGGTCGAGGAGTCGACGAGCGCCGAGGCTTAG
- a CDS encoding helix-turn-helix domain-containing protein yields the protein MARTGGQSDDGHLAGHEPRGVRVEQLGIGALLRSQREDAGRSQASLAAVLSELSGRAVTRNEVSRWESERRLPTPFWQKHIAAGFGADVQEIRRAVAVTRAKRRKAKTGEVVQRREFIGAMAALAIPLARTDQLSARQIGQSDVDQLRRRTARLRRLDNIVGGAETFPVYSAEVDFTQQLLRKSNYSIDIGHQLQALLAEQQQQAGWAAFDHGQNALAQRFYTDSRIAAEEAGALDLAGNALAYAAYQQTTTAQSGTALATDSCEVARPMATPKVSALLLERKAWAHATAREPQEADRALNMAREALQVRDDRPDPDWVFWVNEVEIDIMAGRCWTELRRPLRAVPVLERVLSGFDETHARDKALYLTWLATSYLHAHEVEQAAATLTRAHELAAGVSSVRPAVRIQAVARQLTRYRSTPAVGELLTKLGS from the coding sequence GTGGCCAGAACAGGTGGCCAGAGCGATGATGGCCACCTGGCAGGGCACGAACCGCGAGGAGTACGAGTGGAGCAGCTAGGAATCGGCGCACTGCTCCGAAGCCAGCGCGAGGACGCTGGTCGTTCCCAGGCGAGCCTCGCTGCGGTGCTGTCCGAGCTGTCGGGGCGTGCTGTCACTCGGAATGAGGTGTCGCGTTGGGAGTCCGAGAGACGGTTACCAACGCCGTTTTGGCAGAAGCACATCGCTGCGGGCTTCGGAGCCGACGTACAGGAGATTCGGCGAGCGGTCGCGGTGACCCGCGCGAAACGGCGGAAGGCGAAGACGGGAGAGGTAGTGCAGCGGCGCGAGTTCATCGGAGCAATGGCCGCCCTGGCGATTCCTCTGGCCCGCACTGACCAGCTGAGTGCGCGCCAGATCGGGCAATCTGATGTCGACCAGCTGCGCCGCCGGACAGCTCGCCTCCGCCGCCTCGACAATATCGTAGGCGGTGCTGAAACCTTTCCGGTGTACTCCGCCGAAGTCGATTTCACGCAGCAGCTGCTCCGCAAATCCAACTACTCGATCGACATCGGCCACCAGCTGCAGGCCTTGCTGGCCGAGCAACAGCAGCAGGCAGGCTGGGCAGCCTTCGACCACGGCCAGAATGCACTCGCCCAGCGGTTCTACACCGACAGCCGGATAGCCGCCGAGGAGGCCGGAGCGCTTGACCTCGCTGGGAATGCGTTGGCCTACGCTGCATACCAGCAGACCACCACAGCCCAGAGCGGGACAGCGCTGGCGACCGACTCGTGCGAGGTCGCTCGGCCGATGGCAACGCCGAAGGTGAGTGCGTTGCTGCTCGAGCGGAAGGCTTGGGCCCACGCAACGGCGCGCGAACCGCAGGAGGCCGACCGGGCGCTCAATATGGCCCGTGAAGCTCTGCAGGTTCGGGACGACCGGCCCGATCCAGACTGGGTGTTCTGGGTCAACGAAGTCGAGATCGACATAATGGCCGGCCGGTGCTGGACTGAGCTCCGCCGTCCGCTGCGGGCAGTGCCGGTGCTGGAGCGCGTGCTGTCCGGGTTCGACGAAACGCACGCGCGGGACAAGGCGCTCTACCTTACGTGGCTCGCCACGTCCTACCTGCACGCCCACGAGGTCGAACAGGCCGCTGCGACTCTGACGCGCGCTCACGAACTGGCCGCGGGAGTCAGCTCGGTACGCCCAGCAGTCCGTATCCAGGCCGTGGCCCGTCAGCTGACGCGGTACCGGTCGACGCCAGCAGTAGGCGAGCTGCTGACCAAGCTGGGTTCCTAA
- a CDS encoding SAM-dependent methyltransferase has product MTPTNTTPDTPTTYTPDQAAWWWRACGTDQDRINLAYLYEAVREARNSDNYPVPCIKFAHHNEYAAARRLNARIPNAGFVFRSERAFLDRAAAYLVARQNVSAIVVAGAGLPHIDDQDDLHSIIRRSEVSTHNRRQNSARASVIYVERDPLTLAHLRTVADVDNGVHAVQADPWDPTAMWNTLYNTARENPGLVSPEHDRVALLLGPMLSYHGGSRTDVAQLVQAHLARLSAGAFLAMTHLFLPDHPDLAAQALEFEDALRFHGPGTGSLATHEQIEAMIAGTALLPPGIGPAFAWYPDGPPADPPVCGNFAAAVLVQKPGSDSSLPEPPWRPDRT; this is encoded by the coding sequence ATGACACCAACGAACACCACACCAGACACCCCCACCACCTACACGCCCGATCAGGCAGCGTGGTGGTGGCGGGCGTGCGGCACCGACCAGGACCGGATCAACCTTGCCTACCTCTACGAGGCCGTGCGCGAAGCCAGAAACAGCGACAACTATCCCGTCCCGTGCATCAAATTCGCGCACCACAACGAATACGCCGCCGCACGACGGCTCAACGCCCGGATCCCGAATGCCGGATTCGTATTCCGGTCCGAGCGGGCGTTCCTCGACCGCGCAGCCGCCTACCTCGTTGCCCGGCAAAACGTCAGTGCCATCGTGGTCGCCGGTGCGGGCCTGCCCCACATCGACGACCAGGACGACCTGCACTCCATCATCCGCCGCAGTGAAGTCAGCACCCACAACCGCCGACAGAACAGCGCACGCGCGAGCGTGATCTACGTCGAACGCGACCCGCTGACGCTGGCCCACCTGCGCACGGTCGCCGATGTCGACAACGGCGTTCACGCAGTCCAGGCCGACCCCTGGGATCCCACCGCGATGTGGAACACCCTCTACAACACAGCCCGCGAAAACCCGGGCCTGGTCTCTCCCGAACACGACCGGGTGGCGCTCCTGCTCGGCCCGATGTTGTCCTACCACGGCGGAAGCCGCACCGATGTCGCCCAGCTGGTGCAAGCCCACCTCGCTCGGCTCTCCGCCGGCGCCTTCCTCGCCATGACCCATCTGTTCCTGCCCGACCACCCCGACCTCGCCGCCCAAGCCCTCGAGTTCGAAGACGCCCTGCGGTTTCACGGCCCCGGCACGGGGAGTCTCGCCACCCACGAACAAATCGAAGCGATGATCGCCGGCACCGCGCTGCTGCCACCCGGGATAGGCCCGGCGTTCGCCTGGTATCCCGACGGGCCGCCCGCGGACCCGCCGGTGTGCGGCAACTTCGCCGCCGCAGTCCTGGTCCAGAAGCCCGGTTCGGACAGCAGCCTGCCGGAACCTCCCTGGCGCCCGGACAGAACCTGA
- a CDS encoding trypsin-like serine protease: MRFRKAIAVALALLPMLAGVSAATAAAPPPTDIVSPQIVGGEPATVAYAGAGSLQLLDHGDPDWHSCGLTLLAEGYTETGVPASVALTQAHCVTNQPPPSVQARMPAQVKARFESFRAAAGEPDIDRGDPAIYHARFGSTNRLHGGLVRRADKIDVPQEWEWGYPDTQGWIWDKALIRLIGHLGGIRPARIAPAQLHQSARSIGWGTRNADPATWSGPAPADLAQLDIPLLPSKNCAAGGIGADELCGGVPPTGGGACSGDSGSGLLQKHGPTWYLIGTVSRGATPYCGASPTIYNDIAAYAPWISHHVRQLLPSTPQVTTHTAPAAAPTT; this comes from the coding sequence GTGCGTTTCAGAAAAGCCATCGCCGTAGCGCTGGCGTTGCTGCCGATGCTGGCCGGTGTTTCCGCCGCGACCGCCGCGGCGCCGCCGCCGACCGACATCGTCTCCCCGCAGATCGTCGGCGGCGAACCGGCAACAGTCGCTTACGCCGGCGCCGGGTCACTGCAGCTGCTCGACCACGGCGACCCGGACTGGCACTCCTGCGGCCTCACCCTCCTCGCTGAGGGCTACACCGAGACCGGCGTCCCCGCCTCGGTGGCCCTCACCCAGGCGCACTGCGTGACCAACCAGCCGCCGCCCTCCGTGCAGGCGCGCATGCCTGCCCAGGTCAAAGCCCGGTTCGAGTCCTTCCGTGCCGCCGCGGGCGAGCCGGACATCGACCGTGGCGACCCGGCGATCTACCACGCCCGGTTCGGTTCGACCAACCGCCTCCACGGCGGCCTCGTGCGCCGCGCGGACAAGATCGATGTCCCGCAAGAGTGGGAGTGGGGCTATCCCGACACCCAGGGCTGGATCTGGGACAAGGCCCTGATCCGCCTCATCGGCCACCTCGGCGGCATCCGCCCCGCCCGCATCGCCCCCGCACAGCTTCACCAGTCCGCACGGTCGATCGGCTGGGGCACCCGCAACGCCGACCCCGCCACCTGGAGCGGCCCGGCCCCGGCCGACCTGGCCCAGCTCGACATCCCGCTGCTGCCAAGCAAGAACTGCGCCGCAGGCGGAATCGGCGCCGACGAGCTCTGCGGCGGCGTCCCGCCCACCGGCGGCGGCGCCTGCTCCGGTGACTCCGGCTCCGGACTGCTGCAGAAGCACGGACCGACCTGGTACCTGATCGGGACCGTCTCCCGCGGCGCCACCCCCTACTGCGGCGCCTCACCCACCATTTACAACGACATCGCCGCCTACGCGCCGTGGATCAGCCACCACGTCCGCCAGCTGCTGCCCAGCACACCCCAGGTCACCACACACACCGCACCGGCCGCCGCACCCACCACCTGA
- a CDS encoding tetratricopeptide repeat protein: protein MSITYAHLPAPIQQVYELIADHPGPDTTALPIAAALGISEPDATTALQRLHAARLLDQHSPGDRYTLAPRARQHAAHRRAHVPGPARSAQNTRLIDWYAATASAAIPLIAHDALRFSAPATHETAPHDHGDGCRALHWYTWEHRVLRNTLTAAVDQGRVDIAVELAEATWHLARTTYHHDDVAHAQHAGHTLTHYTRQPIAAVFRAREASALADLRHLDEAADAAAAAATLTQDIAEPSIRALVYSHSGRVHLAAGRPDEALHELTTALRHYRSVVDDHGHALTQRRIGQTHLALGHPADAIRFLDTAAGALTRSGHRISAARALTYLADALTTDRQPRAALAAVGRAHALLGHTAAPRYRAGIDLAAARARLAMADTSVTRRITEDLIQRLSHAGPGAAGDLAAANELHKQL from the coding sequence GTGAGCATCACCTACGCACACCTGCCCGCACCGATTCAGCAGGTCTACGAACTGATCGCCGACCACCCCGGGCCCGACACCACCGCACTCCCGATCGCAGCCGCCCTCGGCATCAGCGAACCCGACGCCACCACCGCGCTGCAGCGCCTGCACGCCGCCCGCCTGCTCGACCAGCACTCCCCCGGCGACCGCTACACGCTCGCACCCCGGGCCCGCCAGCACGCCGCCCACCGACGCGCCCACGTACCCGGCCCGGCCCGGTCCGCGCAGAACACCCGCCTCATCGACTGGTACGCCGCCACCGCCAGCGCCGCGATCCCGCTCATCGCCCACGACGCGCTCCGCTTCAGCGCACCGGCCACGCACGAGACCGCGCCACACGACCATGGAGACGGGTGCCGCGCGCTGCACTGGTACACCTGGGAACACCGCGTTCTGCGCAACACCCTCACCGCCGCCGTGGATCAGGGGCGCGTCGACATCGCCGTCGAGCTCGCCGAAGCCACCTGGCACCTAGCCCGCACCACCTACCACCACGACGACGTGGCCCACGCCCAGCACGCCGGCCACACCCTCACCCACTACACCCGGCAACCGATCGCTGCGGTGTTCCGCGCCCGCGAAGCATCGGCCCTGGCCGACCTCCGCCACCTTGACGAGGCAGCCGACGCTGCGGCCGCCGCGGCCACCCTCACCCAGGACATCGCCGAGCCGAGCATTCGCGCCCTGGTCTACTCCCACAGCGGCCGTGTCCACCTCGCCGCCGGCCGCCCTGACGAGGCACTGCACGAGCTCACCACCGCCCTGCGCCACTACCGCAGCGTCGTCGACGACCACGGCCACGCCCTCACCCAACGCCGCATCGGCCAAACCCACCTGGCCCTCGGCCACCCCGCCGACGCCATCCGCTTCCTCGACACCGCCGCCGGCGCGCTCACCCGATCGGGACACCGGATCAGCGCGGCACGAGCACTGACCTACCTGGCCGACGCCCTCACCACCGACCGACAGCCGAGGGCGGCGTTGGCGGCCGTGGGCCGCGCTCATGCCCTGCTGGGCCACACCGCCGCCCCGCGCTACCGGGCCGGCATCGACCTGGCGGCCGCCCGCGCCCGCCTCGCAATGGCCGACACCAGCGTGACCCGCCGCATCACCGAAGACCTCATCCAGCGGCTCAGCCACGCCGGCCCCGGCGCTGCCGGGGACCTCGCTGCTGCCAACGAACTGCACAAGCAACTCTGA